The Chanos chanos chromosome 6, fChaCha1.1, whole genome shotgun sequence genome includes a region encoding these proteins:
- the slc7a1b gene encoding high affinity cationic amino acid transporter 1b encodes MGLAMLRGFGKQLLRVKVVDCSTEESRLSRCLNTFDLIALGVGSTLGAGVYVLAGAVARDNAGPAIVLSFLIAALASVMAGLCYAEFGARVPKTGSAYLYSYVTVGELWAFITGWNLILSYIIGTSSVARAWSATFDELIGKHIEQFCKLHVSMNAPGVLAEYPDMFAVVIILTLTGLLAFGVKESALVNKVFTCINVLVLMFVVVSGLIKGSLKNWNLVTEEILNSTASFNGTETLSSDSLGVGGFMPFGFTGVLSGAATCFYAFVGFDCIATTGEEVKNPQRAIPIGIVASLLICFVAYFGVSAALTMMMPYYMLDKNSPLPVAFKYVGWDGATYAVAVGSLCALSTSLLGSMFPLPRIIFAMAQDGLLFSFLARVSERKTPIIATMMAGLLSAVMAFLFDLKDLVDLMSIGTLLAYTLVAACVLVLRYQPEQPSVIVTYQIANSQEDEEADSINESSADILPEESCTIRNLLCPKITEPSRLSGSIVNICTCVLGVCVCVFCVVAVQGGFEIWSLAVLSMLIVVSLCITLLISRQPQSKAKLSFKVPLLPYLPVLSMFINLYLMMQLDKGTWMRFSIWMVIGFIIYFSYGIRNSAEAALARNNMESSSNTYRPASMMNGQPIPEKAAFLSNGIAFAGEEDNDP; translated from the exons aTGGGTCTTGCTATGCTCAGAGGGTTTGGGAAGCAGCTACTGAGGGTGAAGGTGGTGGACTGTAGCACGGAGGAATCGCGACTCTCCCGATGTCTTAACACCTTCGACCTGATTGCCCTGGGAGTGGGCAGTACGCTGGGAGCTGGAGTCTACGTCTTGGCCGGCGCCGTGGCCCGCGATAACGCCGGGCCGGCCATCGTGCTGTCCTTCCTCATCGCCGCGCTGGCCTCGGTCATGGCCGGGCTGTGTTACGCCGAATTTGGAGCCAGAGTGCCCAAAACGGGCTCTGCGTATTTGTACAGCTACGTGACTGTGGGCGAACTCTGGGCATTCATCACTGGGTGGAATTTAATCCTCTCCTATATTATTG GAACCTCCAGCGTGGCTCGAGCGTGGAGCGCCACGTTTGACGAGCTGATCGGGAAACACATCGAGCAGTTCTGCAAGCTCCACGTGAGCATGAATGCTCCAGGAGTCTTGGCCGAGTACCCGGACATGTTTGCCGTCGTTATCATCCTGACTCTAACCg GTTTACTTGCATTCGGAGTGAAGGAATCAGCCCTGGTCAATAAGGTGTTCACCTGCATTAACGTCCTGGTGCTCATGTTTGTCGTGGTGTCGGGCCTGATCAAAGGATCGCTGAAAAATTGGAATCTCGTCACGGAAGAAATTCTCAACAGCACAGCTAGCTTTAA tGGGACAGAGACTTTATCTAGTGACAGCCTGGGCGTGGGGGGTTTCATGCCCTTTGGATTCACAGGGGTCTTGTCTGGAGCTGCAACCTGCTTCTATGCCTTTGTTGGATTTGACTGCATTGCTACCacag GGGAGGAGGTGAAAAACCCCCAGAGGGCCATCCCCATTGGCATCGTGGCCTCTCTGCTCATCTGTTTTGTGGCTTATTTTGGAGTGTCGGCCGCCCTCACCATGATGATGCCGTACTACATGCTGGATAAGAACAGTCCTCTTCCCGTGGCGTTTAAGTACGTGGGCTGGGACGGGGCCACGTACGCGGTGGCTGTGGGCTCTCTCTGCGCCCTGTCCACCAG TCTCCTGGGCTCCATGTTCCCCCTGCCACGTATTATCTTTGCCATGGCTCAAGACGggcttctcttctcctttctggCTCGTGTCAGTGAAAGGAAGACGCCCATCATTGCCACCATGATGGCAGGGCTCCTGTCCG cggTCATGGCCTTCCTCTTTGACCTGAAGGATCTGGTTGATCTTATGTCCATTGGCACACTGTTGGCATACACTTTAGTGGCTGCCTGTGTCTTAGTTCTAAG GTACCAGCCTGAGCAGCCCAGTGTGATTGTGACGTATCAGATCGCTAACTCTCAGGAGGACGAAGAGGCTGATTCCATTAATGAAAGCAGTGCAGACATCCTGCCTGAGGAGAGCTGTACCATCAGAAATCTGCTTTGCCCTAAGATCACTGAACCCTCACGCCTCTCTGGCTCCATAGTCAACATCTGCACCTGCGTGTTAG gtgtctgtgtttgtgtgttttgtgtggtggCAGTTCAGGGCGGCTTTGAAATCTGGTCCCTGGCAGTTCTCAGCATGCTgattgttgtctctctctgtatcacacTGTTGATCTCAAGACAGCCACAGAGCAAAGCCAAGCTCTCCTTTAAG GTTCCTCTGTTGCCGTATCTCCCAGTCCTCAGCATGTTCATTAACCTCTACCTTATGATGCAGCTAGACAAAGGCACATGGATGCGTTTTTCCATCTGGATGGTTATAG GCTTTATCATCTATTTTAGCTACGGGATCAGAAATAGTGCAGAGGCAGCCTTGGCCAGGAACAACATGGAAAGCAGCAGTAACACGTACAGGCCCGCCTCCATGATGAATGGTCAGCCAATCCCAGAGAAGGCAGCATTTCTATCCAATGGCATTGCCTTCGCAGGCGAGGAAGACAATGACCCTTAA